In the genome of Hymenobacter taeanensis, one region contains:
- a CDS encoding gliding motility-associated C-terminal domain-containing protein produces MRTALLRSCLLLFLWVVAGALPAMATHLLGGEMSYRYLDATGPSNAPYRYRVTVLIYVNADPATSQVPNGRPSIDVGFYNKSQSGNLISRVSLPLSSNSIVTPTQPGGCTTPGTQSLVVRLCRYEATVNLPISFDGYYAVYSDGNRNAGITNLLNSEQYAQQIYVEMAPPLLPNSSPTFSDTAVAVICQGDTTLLVNNAVDPDGDRLIYSFSRPYGGTQAGGGATLPNIFQGNPPVVPYNAGYSQTNPFGPGPGSYAFLNASTGLSRYAAPRLGAYVVAVEVKEYRTINGKEVLIGSTRREIQLVVRTCPANNAPVFTAAPQTTHVYTVQEGQPVNFNLSATDPDGNPINLKATSVLLDGSGGYDATFGGNPGTVVPGNPTGSATIQGTGGRVNAQFVFNTRCGNARTTPYDVVVTATDVACGAKSVADVFQIYVTKAAGPNRIIGDTIICDRSQTLIYTVGGPGAYSYLWSIRGGAIQGGNTGAAVQVVWGTTGVGRLVLRGVSAFGCTSDSVVRNIDLRPAGALAVSPGVSVCPGSATTLTATGGTTYTWTGGGQTFTGPSITVSPAQTTTYTVTTSDGVCTASRQTTVTVNPAALANTGTDQTACPGSSVTLGAAALPGYTYLWSPAPGLSSTASAQPVFTIPATATAGQVYTFTLTATTAQGCSATGTVRVTVNPPAIANAGPNAAVCDGQRVTLGTPALPGYTYQWSSANGLSSTSVAQPVFTATNRTQAPVTFTFVLTASAAQTCAATSTVTVTVNPRPEADSIQGSQSVCPTIQGVAYAIKNPRATAYQWLVTGGTIASGQGSSAITVNWGAATTTGSVKVFRLNAQGCSSDTVTLPVRVNQQLTTQKPTGPLQVCQGDGPFTYQTSYTNGSTYAWQILGGTQVSTNQASVLVNWTRTGLVKLVVTESSNPAGGRCFGQSDTLYVNVLPSPATTLAIAGPSRICAGSGTISFSLPGAATSTYAFALNGAVLTGTGNTITLPTPAVSATPYTVTIRETNANGCVGQPCTKTFLVVPPLAITGPPSYCPEARTGLAYAATAVVGGNYQWTITGGTITSGQGTSAVRVDIPAGSTNATLSVTETTGASCAATLTIRPDNATVALNSASVELGDDRKITLALNVPNTTGNGNRVQILRRDAGSTSAYSNVGNTANTATTFTDNAVDADAKAYQYRIDLVNACGTVLNSQEHTTILAKATATQSTGGRDVGEAQVTWSAYQGFSVKEYRVLRSADNGSAELIATVPATTLQFALPSSTVGFNQCFRVQAVSTDATPRTSNSNDACVNFANPLAFYNIITPNGDGKNDVLTIDNVALYPSNTLTIFNRWGKEVYSATNYRNTFGGQDQGAGMYYYLFKLQDGTTYKGWFEIAK; encoded by the coding sequence ATGCGTACAGCTTTACTCCGTAGCTGCCTGCTTTTGTTTTTGTGGGTAGTGGCAGGAGCCTTACCCGCTATGGCTACTCACTTATTAGGGGGTGAGATGAGTTACCGGTATCTGGATGCCACTGGCCCGAGCAATGCGCCCTACCGGTACCGGGTAACGGTGCTTATTTACGTGAATGCTGACCCAGCTACCTCTCAGGTGCCCAATGGCCGCCCTTCCATAGATGTGGGCTTTTACAACAAGTCGCAGAGTGGGAATCTTATTTCCCGGGTTTCGCTGCCGCTCAGCAGCAATTCCATTGTCACGCCCACTCAACCCGGCGGGTGCACTACGCCGGGCACTCAGTCGCTGGTAGTGCGGCTGTGCCGGTATGAAGCTACCGTGAACCTGCCCATTTCCTTTGATGGGTACTATGCCGTGTATAGCGACGGCAACCGAAATGCGGGCATTACCAACCTGCTGAACTCAGAACAGTATGCGCAGCAGATTTACGTGGAGATGGCCCCTCCTCTGCTGCCAAACTCCTCTCCTACTTTTTCAGACACCGCTGTAGCTGTAATCTGCCAGGGCGACACCACCCTCCTCGTTAACAACGCTGTTGACCCGGATGGTGACCGACTCATCTACTCCTTTAGCCGGCCCTACGGTGGCACCCAAGCGGGTGGGGGCGCTACGTTGCCCAACATCTTTCAGGGAAACCCGCCTGTTGTGCCTTACAACGCAGGCTACAGCCAAACCAACCCATTTGGTCCCGGCCCGGGCAGCTATGCCTTTTTAAATGCCAGCACTGGCTTGAGCCGCTACGCGGCTCCGCGCTTAGGAGCCTATGTAGTAGCTGTGGAGGTGAAAGAATACCGCACTATCAATGGCAAGGAGGTGCTAATTGGCTCAACCCGCCGCGAGATACAACTGGTTGTGAGAACCTGCCCAGCGAACAATGCCCCTGTGTTTACAGCGGCCCCTCAAACCACGCATGTATACACCGTGCAGGAAGGCCAGCCCGTAAATTTCAACTTATCAGCCACAGACCCCGATGGCAACCCCATCAACCTGAAGGCAACCAGTGTGCTGCTGGATGGTTCTGGCGGCTATGATGCCACCTTTGGGGGCAACCCCGGCACGGTGGTACCGGGCAACCCTACCGGCAGCGCGACCATTCAGGGCACGGGCGGACGCGTAAATGCGCAGTTTGTGTTTAACACGCGCTGCGGCAATGCCCGGACTACCCCTTATGATGTAGTTGTTACAGCCACGGATGTGGCTTGTGGGGCGAAAAGTGTGGCTGATGTCTTTCAGATTTATGTTACGAAAGCAGCTGGCCCAAATCGCATTATCGGCGACACAATTATCTGCGACCGGAGCCAAACATTAATTTATACTGTCGGCGGCCCTGGCGCCTATAGCTACCTATGGTCGATCCGCGGCGGCGCCATCCAGGGGGGTAACACGGGAGCCGCAGTGCAAGTGGTGTGGGGCACAACCGGCGTTGGGCGCTTAGTACTACGTGGGGTATCGGCCTTCGGCTGCACCTCTGATTCTGTAGTCCGAAACATTGACCTGCGGCCTGCCGGAGCGCTGGCTGTATCGCCGGGAGTGAGCGTTTGCCCTGGCAGCGCCACTACCCTCACGGCAACCGGCGGCACCACCTACACCTGGACGGGCGGGGGGCAAACCTTTACAGGGCCCAGCATTACGGTTTCGCCGGCCCAAACCACCACCTACACCGTTACTACTTCCGATGGCGTGTGCACTGCCTCGCGCCAAACTACCGTGACTGTAAACCCTGCGGCCCTGGCTAACACGGGCACAGACCAAACGGCTTGCCCCGGTAGCTCGGTTACCCTGGGTGCCGCAGCGTTGCCGGGCTATACGTATCTATGGAGCCCGGCACCTGGCCTGAGCAGTACTGCATCAGCCCAGCCAGTATTCACTATTCCGGCAACCGCTACGGCCGGACAGGTTTACACGTTTACGCTCACGGCCACTACCGCTCAAGGGTGCTCGGCAACTGGGACGGTACGAGTTACCGTAAACCCACCCGCAATTGCCAACGCCGGCCCAAACGCGGCAGTATGCGACGGGCAGCGCGTAACGCTGGGCACACCGGCACTGCCAGGCTATACGTATCAGTGGAGTTCAGCAAATGGTCTCAGCAGCACCTCAGTGGCGCAACCAGTATTCACGGCTACTAACCGCACGCAGGCTCCTGTAACCTTCACCTTTGTGCTTACGGCCAGCGCCGCTCAAACCTGTGCAGCTACCAGCACCGTAACTGTTACCGTTAATCCGCGCCCCGAGGCAGATAGCATTCAAGGTAGCCAATCAGTGTGTCCTACTATTCAGGGAGTGGCCTACGCCATCAAGAACCCGCGTGCCACGGCTTACCAGTGGCTTGTGACGGGGGGCACTATTGCCAGCGGGCAGGGCAGCAGTGCCATCACCGTTAACTGGGGAGCAGCTACTACAACGGGCTCAGTAAAGGTATTCCGGCTAAATGCCCAAGGTTGCTCCTCCGACACCGTAACGCTGCCCGTACGCGTGAATCAGCAGCTGACTACTCAGAAGCCCACGGGCCCGCTGCAGGTCTGCCAGGGAGATGGCCCCTTCACGTACCAAACCAGCTACACCAACGGCTCAACCTACGCCTGGCAGATACTTGGAGGCACACAGGTGAGCACCAATCAGGCTTCGGTGCTAGTGAACTGGACCCGTACCGGCCTGGTGAAGCTGGTTGTAACGGAGTCGAGCAACCCGGCGGGGGGGCGCTGCTTCGGGCAGAGCGATACATTGTACGTTAATGTGCTGCCTTCGCCCGCTACTACTCTGGCCATTGCTGGCCCCAGCCGCATTTGCGCGGGCAGCGGCACAATCAGCTTCTCGCTGCCGGGTGCGGCTACTTCTACTTATGCCTTTGCGTTGAATGGAGCCGTGCTTACAGGCACGGGCAATACCATAACCCTACCTACTCCGGCGGTTAGCGCTACGCCTTATACCGTAACCATTCGGGAAACGAATGCGAATGGCTGCGTAGGCCAGCCTTGCACTAAAACTTTCCTGGTAGTACCACCCCTAGCCATTACGGGGCCACCCAGCTACTGCCCTGAGGCGCGCACCGGACTGGCCTACGCGGCGACTGCAGTAGTTGGGGGTAATTACCAATGGACGATTACGGGCGGCACCATTACCAGTGGCCAAGGAACCAGCGCCGTGCGGGTTGATATACCAGCGGGCTCAACCAACGCCACCCTTTCCGTGACGGAAACCACCGGTGCCAGCTGCGCCGCAACGCTCACCATTCGGCCAGATAACGCAACGGTAGCCCTTAACTCGGCCTCAGTAGAGTTAGGCGACGACCGCAAGATCACGCTGGCTCTAAACGTGCCCAATACTACCGGCAACGGCAACCGGGTGCAGATTTTGCGCCGCGACGCGGGCAGTACCAGCGCGTATAGCAACGTGGGCAATACCGCTAACACCGCCACCACGTTCACTGATAACGCGGTAGATGCTGATGCCAAAGCCTACCAGTACCGCATTGACCTGGTTAATGCCTGCGGCACCGTGCTCAACAGCCAGGAACATACCACCATCTTGGCTAAAGCCACGGCCACCCAAAGCACGGGCGGCCGCGATGTAGGCGAGGCACAGGTTACCTGGTCGGCTTACCAAGGCTTCAGCGTGAAGGAATACCGCGTACTCCGCTCAGCAGATAATGGCTCCGCCGAACTCATTGCTACTGTACCGGCCACTACGTTACAGTTTGCGTTGCCTTCAAGCACCGTTGGGTTCAACCAGTGCTTCCGGGTGCAGGCCGTTAGTACTGACGCTACACCGCGCACCTCTAACTCCAACGATGCTTGCGTGAACTTCGCTAACCCGCTAGCTTTCTACAACATCATCACGCCCAATGGCGACGGCAAAAACGATGTTCTGACCATCGACAACGTAGCCCTGTATCCCAGCAACACACTCACCATCTTCAACCGCTGGGGTAAAGAAGTGTATTCTGCAACTAACTACCGTAACACATTTGGTGGGCAGGATCAGGGGGCTGGTATGTATTACTATCTGTTCAAACTGCAAGATGGCACTACGTACAAAGGGTGGTTTGAAATAGCCAAGTAA
- a CDS encoding erythromycin esterase family protein, with product MRVPFLLLLLVILPFAVLAQARLNLNFEPEVNRHQPLLLWLSRYNGTGAQEAQLLRVDTVAKAASGRGSLLVDASRFDEPVNGAFYTSITPADSMRGQTVTISAGLRTEGFTGKAFLYAYAQSATIGENGESLASNDNFNSPPPPVSSGWQRVQIQLPVPTATTNLLFGLRFQGQGKVWLDDVRVEWGNGQRYHDQLLPGTEPLVLTAAARRPNWDFEQPRPLLPDPRYLALSDSVTPAHHGRRSLHLKPTAGAVAPYAYLGQVPLDTALRGKTLVVQGYLRGATSPVASFYYTLLIEDNRTGQRRGARSLLRELPLHTAAAAPAEWRAFSVSIPITWNQDFSQLALGVHLGNTGELWVDDLRLLMDGKPYTPPTDAAAVPLPTAAELAWLRQAAVPLRTAAPDGGDVKDLAAFGALTGKAQIIALGEVTHGSREVAQLRHRLTRYLVEQQGVRSLMLEADMGACLVLNEYV from the coding sequence ATGCGGGTACCTTTTCTACTATTACTGCTCGTCATTTTACCCTTCGCTGTATTGGCCCAGGCTCGCCTCAATTTGAACTTTGAGCCGGAGGTGAACCGCCATCAGCCCCTACTACTGTGGCTAAGTCGCTACAATGGAACGGGTGCGCAGGAAGCTCAACTACTTAGGGTAGATACGGTAGCTAAAGCGGCTAGTGGTCGGGGCAGCCTGCTTGTTGATGCCAGCCGGTTTGATGAGCCCGTGAATGGGGCTTTTTATACCAGCATCACGCCCGCAGATTCTATGCGAGGCCAAACAGTAACCATCAGCGCCGGCCTGCGCACAGAAGGGTTTACGGGTAAAGCATTCCTATACGCCTACGCCCAATCGGCAACCATCGGAGAAAATGGAGAAAGCCTGGCCAGCAATGATAACTTCAACTCGCCGCCCCCACCAGTTAGCTCTGGATGGCAGCGGGTTCAAATCCAGCTACCCGTTCCAACTGCCACAACAAACCTGCTCTTTGGCCTACGGTTTCAGGGCCAAGGCAAGGTATGGCTCGATGATGTGCGAGTAGAATGGGGCAACGGACAGCGCTACCATGATCAACTCCTACCCGGCACTGAGCCATTGGTGCTTACTGCTGCCGCCCGCCGCCCCAACTGGGATTTTGAGCAACCTAGGCCACTCCTTCCCGATCCACGTTATCTGGCCCTGTCCGACTCCGTAACTCCGGCCCACCACGGCCGCCGCAGTTTGCATCTCAAGCCAACCGCCGGCGCTGTTGCGCCCTATGCCTACCTGGGCCAGGTGCCGCTTGACACGGCACTGCGTGGCAAAACGCTGGTGGTGCAAGGGTACCTCCGTGGGGCAACATCTCCGGTAGCCTCCTTTTATTATACCCTCCTGATTGAGGACAACCGCACGGGCCAGCGCCGCGGTGCACGAAGCTTACTCCGGGAATTACCGCTACACACTGCCGCCGCCGCCCCTGCGGAGTGGAGGGCATTCAGCGTGTCGATACCCATTACCTGGAACCAGGACTTCTCTCAACTGGCGCTTGGGGTACACCTAGGCAACACGGGCGAGCTGTGGGTTGATGACCTGCGCCTACTGATGGATGGCAAGCCTTACACCCCTCCCACCGATGCTGCTGCCGTACCGTTGCCTACTGCCGCGGAGCTGGCTTGGCTCCGGCAGGCGGCCGTGCCTCTGCGCACCGCGGCCCCCGACGGTGGCGACGTAAAAGACCTAGCCGCTTTTGGGGCCCTGACTGGCAAAGCGCAAATTATAGCGCTGGGCGAAGTGACCCATGGCTCTCGGGAAGTAGCTCAGCTTCGGCACCGCCTTACGCGCTACCTGGTTGAGCAACAGGGCGTCAGGAGCCTAATGCTGGAAGCTGATATGGGAGCCTGCTTAGTCCTGAACGAGTACGTGTAA
- a CDS encoding erythromycin esterase family protein — MAWLRQLLPQRAPVLQALLKQLVVQLQELPSAGIRLNPFTAPSTTEPRLQAVRNIIGQIRLGVDERNRLRGASEFTLTDAAIQHQLLQMLDQYATFQTLDSDLSSAYRAASLAENIYWCRSQQQGGKLLVLAHNNVVAATGTTAQLLRATYGPEYVTLGTAFATGSFLTDNGFGGKPTVTPAVAAMPGSYEYYFQTAKLPLSYLDLRAPALLPGTQWLYQNLLLRDVGHSPTPSTFLRHEIRREFDALLFIPVSTPLQAVP, encoded by the coding sequence GTGGCCTGGCTGCGGCAACTCTTGCCGCAACGCGCGCCCGTACTGCAGGCTCTGCTAAAACAGCTGGTTGTGCAACTGCAAGAACTACCCAGCGCTGGTATTCGCCTGAACCCATTTACTGCACCAAGTACCACAGAGCCACGCCTGCAGGCAGTGCGAAACATCATCGGACAAATTCGCCTGGGGGTTGATGAGCGCAACCGCCTGCGGGGTGCTTCTGAGTTTACCCTAACGGATGCCGCCATCCAGCACCAGCTGTTGCAGATGCTAGACCAGTACGCCACCTTCCAAACCTTAGACTCTGACCTGAGCTCTGCCTACCGGGCTGCTAGCTTAGCCGAGAACATTTACTGGTGCCGCAGCCAACAGCAGGGCGGTAAGCTGCTTGTGTTGGCGCATAACAATGTAGTAGCGGCTACTGGCACTACAGCCCAGCTGTTGCGCGCTACGTACGGGCCCGAGTACGTAACGCTGGGCACGGCCTTCGCCACGGGTAGTTTCCTGACTGACAATGGATTTGGAGGGAAACCAACCGTTACACCCGCAGTGGCTGCCATGCCTGGTAGCTACGAGTACTATTTCCAAACGGCCAAACTACCTCTCTCCTACCTCGATCTTCGTGCCCCTGCGCTCCTGCCCGGTACCCAGTGGCTTTACCAAAACCTGCTGTTGCGCGATGTAGGCCACTCGCCCACTCCCTCCACTTTCCTCCGCCACGAGATCAGGCGAGAATTTGATGCCCTGCTATTCATTCCGGTTTCTACTCCCTTACAGGCTGTGCCCTAG
- the rlmD gene encoding 23S rRNA (uracil(1939)-C(5))-methyltransferase RlmD, translating into MRKSVKNIPAELLREVEITDMVAEGKCLVRRENLVIFVTQVAPGDVVDLRVTKAKKNFLEAVPTKFHKYSELRVTPFCEHFGTCGGCKWQHLAYETQLKFKHQQVADTLQRIGKVALPEILPIQASPDQTYYRNKLEYTFSHNGWLTNEQIASGHNYERRVLGFHTPARFDKILDINHCWLQPDPSNQIRLAVRDYALEHDLPFNNLVTQEGFLRNLIIRTTNSGDLMVILQCYYAHDALLPLLDYIYERFPQITSLNYVLNDKGNETFHDLEVVCYKGEPYIHEEMEGLRFRVGPKSFYQTNSEGAYNLYKITREFAQLTGSELVYDLYTGAGTIANFVARQAKHVVGVEYVESAVKDAYINSEINGTTNTEFYAGDMKDVLNAEFIAKHGRPDVIITDPPRAGMHPDVIARLLEMRAPRIVYVSCNPGTQARDLELLDEAYKVVKVQPVDMFPHTHHVENVVLLELR; encoded by the coding sequence GTGAGGAAATCAGTAAAGAACATCCCGGCGGAGCTGCTCCGCGAAGTTGAAATCACCGACATGGTGGCCGAAGGCAAATGCCTGGTGCGCCGCGAGAACCTGGTCATTTTTGTGACACAGGTAGCCCCCGGCGACGTAGTAGACCTGCGCGTAACCAAGGCCAAGAAGAACTTTCTGGAAGCCGTACCCACTAAGTTTCATAAGTATTCGGAGCTGCGCGTGACGCCGTTCTGCGAGCATTTTGGTACTTGCGGAGGTTGTAAGTGGCAGCATCTAGCCTACGAAACCCAGCTTAAGTTCAAGCACCAGCAGGTAGCCGACACGCTGCAGCGCATTGGCAAAGTGGCCCTGCCCGAAATTCTGCCCATTCAGGCCTCGCCCGACCAAACGTATTACCGCAACAAGCTAGAGTACACGTTCAGCCACAACGGCTGGCTTACGAATGAGCAGATTGCCAGCGGCCACAATTACGAGCGTCGCGTGCTGGGCTTCCACACCCCGGCCCGTTTCGATAAGATCCTCGACATCAACCACTGCTGGTTGCAGCCCGACCCCAGCAACCAGATCCGCCTGGCGGTGCGCGACTATGCCCTAGAGCATGACCTGCCCTTTAACAACCTGGTTACGCAGGAAGGCTTCCTACGCAACCTCATCATCCGTACGACCAACTCTGGTGACCTGATGGTGATTTTGCAGTGCTACTACGCCCACGACGCGTTGCTGCCGTTGCTGGATTATATCTACGAGCGGTTTCCGCAAATCACCTCACTCAACTACGTGCTCAACGACAAGGGCAATGAAACCTTCCACGACTTGGAGGTGGTGTGCTACAAGGGCGAGCCGTACATACATGAGGAGATGGAAGGCTTGCGCTTCCGCGTGGGGCCAAAGTCGTTCTACCAGACGAACTCTGAAGGGGCCTACAACCTATACAAGATTACGCGCGAGTTTGCTCAGCTGACGGGCTCAGAACTGGTGTATGACCTGTATACCGGCGCTGGCACCATTGCCAACTTTGTGGCGCGGCAGGCCAAGCACGTAGTAGGCGTGGAGTATGTAGAGTCAGCGGTGAAGGATGCCTACATCAACTCCGAAATCAACGGCACAACGAACACCGAGTTCTACGCCGGCGACATGAAAGACGTGCTCAACGCCGAGTTCATTGCCAAGCACGGCCGCCCCGACGTTATCATTACCGACCCACCTCGCGCCGGCATGCACCCCGACGTAATAGCTCGCCTGCTCGAAATGCGCGCGCCCCGCATCGTGTACGTCAGCTGCAACCCCGGCACCCAAGCCCGCGACCTGGAGCTACTGGATGAGGCCTACAAAGTGGTGAAAGTGCAGCCCGTAGATATGTTCCCGCATACCCACCACGTGGAGAACGTGGTGTTGCTGGAGCTACGCTAA
- a CDS encoding acyltransferase family protein, which translates to MRRIEYLDSVRGLAAFAVVIYHFTGWRWAETMEFKLGAIVFNGADAVSLFFVLSGLVLSWKYFHPDESLAINAAHYRPYVINRVVRLYLPFLAALTVYYVYGHRHDPLRQLVTEFLKNTYHWFEEALLVRGKHDIYGPGWTLEVEMAASLFVPFLALLLRHSRQLFVGLMLAVLFIGSGLIFWGIQHFCLGMLLAYFFRQIEAYDMRQASWYRYRYLVYIAVLALFSIRHITRIYPIGDIGNYWMGIFRLDLFHFTGLASALMLAFIINRPQLQRWLTVRPLLFLGRISYSVYLVHWFFVAYVMDHWNKLTVHLPGPTQSFWGMLGLTVVSTLLTATVFNVLVERPAIRLGRKLSDRLTPELCASSTLLNSAPLWTTPTTPNSTANISAPLPKTLRPFLIRSAKRPPRSASGTFQSTPFLFLLAKRCR; encoded by the coding sequence ATGCGAAGAATTGAGTACCTCGATAGTGTCCGCGGACTCGCTGCTTTTGCGGTGGTTATTTATCACTTCACTGGCTGGCGGTGGGCCGAGACGATGGAATTCAAACTGGGTGCCATCGTGTTTAACGGCGCCGACGCCGTATCTCTGTTCTTCGTGCTGAGTGGGCTGGTGCTTTCCTGGAAGTACTTCCACCCTGATGAGTCATTGGCCATAAATGCCGCGCATTACCGCCCCTACGTTATAAACCGAGTGGTGCGGTTGTACCTGCCGTTTTTAGCTGCATTGACGGTGTATTATGTATACGGCCACCGCCATGACCCTCTGCGGCAGTTAGTAACTGAGTTTCTCAAAAACACCTACCATTGGTTTGAGGAGGCGTTGCTGGTGCGGGGCAAGCACGACATTTACGGCCCCGGTTGGACACTAGAGGTGGAAATGGCAGCTTCGCTGTTTGTACCGTTTCTGGCGTTGCTGCTTCGCCACAGCCGGCAGTTGTTTGTGGGGCTTATGTTGGCTGTGTTATTCATTGGTTCAGGCCTGATCTTCTGGGGCATCCAACACTTTTGCTTAGGCATGCTCCTAGCCTACTTTTTCCGTCAGATAGAGGCCTACGATATGCGGCAAGCCTCCTGGTATCGGTACCGCTACCTCGTGTACATTGCCGTACTCGCGCTGTTTTCCATCCGGCATATCACTCGCATCTACCCTATCGGTGACATTGGCAATTACTGGATGGGCATTTTCAGGCTGGATTTGTTTCACTTCACTGGCCTAGCGTCGGCGCTCATGCTGGCCTTTATAATTAACAGGCCGCAGCTACAGCGTTGGCTTACGGTCCGGCCGCTGCTATTTCTGGGGCGCATCTCGTATAGTGTGTACTTAGTACACTGGTTCTTTGTGGCCTACGTGATGGACCACTGGAACAAACTTACGGTTCACCTTCCCGGCCCTACTCAATCTTTTTGGGGTATGCTTGGCCTTACGGTTGTCAGCACCCTTCTTACCGCAACAGTGTTCAATGTGCTGGTAGAGCGGCCGGCTATCCGGTTGGGGCGTAAGCTCTCTGACCGTCTTACCCCCGAGCTTTGCGCATCCAGCACGCTTCTTAACTCTGCTCCCCTATGGACTACACCAACGACCCCGAACTCAACGGCAAATATCTCGGCACCATTACCAAAGACTTTGCGGCCGTTTCTGATACGCTCAGCGAAGCGTCCTCCCAGATCCGCAAGCGGGACATTTCAAAGTACCCCATTTTTGTTTTTGCTCGCCAAGAGGTGCCGCTAG
- the thiL gene encoding thiamine-phosphate kinase — MSDITPLNKLGEFGLIRRIQNTITLNQPSTVLGIGDDAAILAPPAGQEVVISTDLLVEGVHFDLTFCPLKHLGYKAVAVNVSDIAAMNAMPTQIVVALSVGARFSVEAVEELYDGMRLACEAYNVDLVGGDTTASRGGLTIGITALGQVEAGKAVRRSGAHHNDLICVTGDLGGAFLGLQILEREKQAWQADPETQPELEKYPYVLQRQLRPEARMDVIHELRDLGVTPTSMIDISDGLASEVLHLCQASGTGARIFTENLPIANPTLEVAEEFNLDPIMCMLNGGEDYELLFTVPLSAHDKLKNHPDITIIGHMVDKSEGANLITKAGQPVPLRAQGFQHFE, encoded by the coding sequence ATGAGTGATATCACCCCTCTCAATAAACTAGGTGAATTTGGTTTGATTCGCCGAATTCAGAATACAATTACTCTCAATCAGCCCAGCACGGTGTTGGGCATCGGCGACGACGCCGCCATTCTCGCGCCCCCAGCCGGACAGGAAGTTGTTATCAGCACTGATTTGCTGGTAGAAGGCGTGCACTTCGACCTGACGTTCTGCCCACTCAAGCACCTGGGGTACAAGGCAGTGGCCGTAAACGTGTCTGACATTGCCGCCATGAATGCCATGCCCACCCAAATTGTGGTGGCGCTAAGCGTAGGGGCCCGGTTTTCAGTGGAAGCCGTGGAAGAACTGTATGATGGGATGCGCCTGGCCTGTGAAGCCTATAACGTGGACCTAGTAGGCGGCGACACCACTGCCAGCCGCGGAGGGCTCACCATCGGTATCACGGCGCTAGGCCAGGTTGAGGCCGGCAAAGCTGTGCGCCGCAGTGGTGCCCACCACAACGACCTCATCTGCGTAACCGGCGACTTGGGCGGTGCATTCCTGGGGTTACAGATTCTGGAGCGGGAAAAGCAAGCCTGGCAAGCCGACCCGGAAACGCAACCGGAGCTGGAAAAATACCCCTACGTGCTGCAGCGCCAGCTCCGTCCGGAAGCCCGCATGGACGTAATTCATGAGCTGCGCGACCTAGGCGTGACGCCCACCAGCATGATTGATATTTCGGATGGGCTGGCCTCCGAGGTACTGCACCTCTGCCAGGCCAGTGGTACAGGGGCCCGCATCTTCACCGAAAATCTGCCCATTGCCAACCCCACGCTGGAAGTAGCCGAGGAGTTTAACCTCGACCCCATTATGTGCATGCTCAACGGCGGCGAGGACTACGAACTGCTCTTCACCGTGCCGTTGTCTGCTCACGATAAGCTCAAAAACCACCCCGATATCACCATCATCGGACACATGGTGGACAAGAGCGAAGGCGCTAATCTTATCACGAAAGCTGGCCAGCCCGTACCGCTTCGCGCGCAGGGATTCCAGCACTTCGAGTAA